In Apium graveolens cultivar Ventura chromosome 10, ASM990537v1, whole genome shotgun sequence, the following are encoded in one genomic region:
- the LOC141692062 gene encoding uncharacterized protein LOC141692062 has translation MEWSFKQLSDWRAATGSVNRLKETNVKHAQKIKAKWVTPDAGCLKLNVDANIVPGSSSFAIGMILRDHSGQYLRGKVMKFEREVYVFEAEMVGIEDALSWILVKTEGKVCIESDSLLALAVQAVNEGSSNQFEIGHTIQACRLTLAARSNVSVQHVRRLANRAAYLMERIPYELNSYIDVMSPPCNVLESMMYDVLST, from the coding sequence ATGGAATGGAGTTTCAAGCAGTTGTCAGACTGGAGGGCAGCGACTGGTAGTGTAAATCGGCTGAAGGAAACAAACGTAAAGCATGCTCAGAAAATAAAAGCAAAGTGGGTAACCCCAGATGCTGGTTGTCTGAAACTCAATGTAGATGCAAATATTGTGCCAGGCTCTTCTTCTTTTGCTATAGGGATGATTTTGAGAGATCACAGTGGCCAATACTTAAGAGGAAAGGTGATGAAATTCGAGAGGGAAGTTTATGTGTTCGAAGCGGAGATGGTAGGTATTGAAGATGCGTTATCATGGATTTTGGTCAAGACAGAGGGAAAAGTGTGTATTGAATCAGACTCTCTTCTTGCTCTTGCTGTACAAGCGGTTAACGAAGGATCAAGTAACCAATTCGAGATTGGTCATACCATTCAGGCTTGCAGACTGACGTTAGCTGCTAGAAGCAATGTTAGTGTTCAACATGTTAGAAGGTTAGCCAACAGGGCGGCCTATTTGATGGAACGTATCCCTTACGAGCTAAATAGCTATATTGATGTTATGTCTCCTCCATGTAATGTGTTGGAGTCAATGATGTATGATGTTTTATCTACGTAA
- the LOC141692725 gene encoding calmodulin-binding protein 60 C-like isoform X2 yields the protein MYIEDVLCVIELRMHTRYMERSNSMRGKRALENDGNGDDDPEQQPQQKRPAFASVILEALKVESLQKLCSSLEPVLRRVVSEEVERALAKYGPPRTNGTGRSSPKRLEGPDGRILQLHFRSRLSLPLFTGGKVEGEQGAAIHVVLLDANTGHVITIGPESTAKVDIVVLEGDFSNENDEDWTQEEFESHVVKEREGKRPLLTGDLQVTLKEGVGTLGDLTFTDNSSWIRNRKFRLGLKVSSGYCEGIRIREAKTEAFTVKDHRGELYKKHYPPALYDEVWRLEKIGKDGSFHKRLSKSGIFTVEDFLRHVVRDSQKLRTILGSGMSNKMWEVLLEHAKTCVVSGKLYVYYSDETRNVGVAFNNIYELTGLITGERFQPIDSLSDSEKVYVDNLVKKAYDNWSQVVEYDGKSLLSFKQLNNSSQIEVPVGSIDYSNAFDQMAPQHFPVPSRPSTMDTSLLMPGFNDSLTTAYPTQTQYDNSNSHAQYSSISFFPQDRQTNNSHQMQSHRYDNGTGLALGPPESSSSFQTLNTSVQQSSLNHMDWSQNQDKGIEHFLPQEEIRAKSHEMLENEDMQHLLRLFSMQDHSSTTDPDDDLSFPSFTSSPSQNFSFDEERKRPGKAVVGWLKIKAVMRWGFFIRKKAAERRAQIVELDDE from the exons ATGTATATAGAGGATGTTTTGTGTGTAATTGAGTTAAGAATGCATACTAGGTATATGGAAAGAAGTAATTCTATGAGAGGAAAGAGGGCTTTGGAGAATGATGGTAATGGCGATGATGATCCGGAGCAGCAACCGCAACAGAAGCGCCCGGCTTTCGCTAG TGTAATTTTGGAAGCTTTGAAGGTTGAGAGTCTTCAAAAGCTGTGCTCATCGCTGGAACCAGTTCTACGAAGAGTT GTTAGCGAAGAGGTGGAACGTGCTCTTGCAAAGTATGGTCCTCCTAGAACCAATGGAACTGGAAG GTCTTCACCTAAGCGACTTGAAGGCCCTGATGGCAGGATTTTGCAATTGCACTTTAGATCAAGGCTGTCTTTACCCCTGTTTACTGGTGGTAAAGTTGAAGGGGAGCAGGGTGCTGCTATTCATGTTGTCTTACTTGATGCGAACACAGGCCATGTCATTACTATTGGACCTGAATCAACTGCAAAGGTGGATATTGTTGTACTGGAAGGTGATTTTAGCAATGAAAATGATGAAGACTGGACCCAGGAGGAATTTGAAAGCCATGTCGTGAAAGAGCGTGAAGGAAAGAGACCCCTTTTAACCGGAGACTTACAGGTGACCCTGAAAGAGGGAGTAGGGACCCTAGGGGATCTAACATTTACTGATAACTCAAGTTGGATAAGGAACAGGAAGTTCAGACTTGGACTGAAGGTTTCTTCCGGTTATTGTGAGGGCATACGTATACGTGAGGCAAAGACAGAAGCTTTCACTGTCAAAGATCACAGAGGAGAAC TATATAAAAAACACTATCCACCTGCCTTGTATGATGAGGTATGGAGATTGGAGAAGATTGGAAAGGATGGGTCATTCCACAAAAGACTTAGTAAATCAGGAATATTTACAGTTGAAGACTTTCTTAGACATGTTGTCAGAGATTCACAGAAACTAAGAACT ATTCTTGGTAGTGGTATGTCAAATAAAATGTGGGAAGTTCTCTTAGAGCATGCAAAGACTTGCGTGGTGAGTGGGAAACTTTATGTGTATTATTCTGATGAGACAAGAAACGTTGGTGTTGCTTTCAACAATATTTATGAGTTGACAGGCCTTATCACCGGCGAACGCTTCCAGCCAATTGATTCTCTATCTGACAGCGAAAAG GTATATGTAGATAATTTGGTGAAGAAAGCATATGACAACTGGAGCCAAGTTGTAGAATATGATGGCAAATCACTCCTGAGCTTCAAGCAACTTAATAATTCATCTCAAATTGAAGTCCCAGTGGGATCAATAGATTATTCTAATGCTTTTGATCAGATGGCTCCGCAACATTTTCCAGTTCCTTCTCGACCGTCTACAATGGATACAAGTTTGTTAATGCCAG GTTTTAATGACAGCCTGACAACTGCATACCCAACACAGACGCAGTATGATAACTCCAATTCTCATGCTCAGTATAGTAGCATTTCATTCTTTCCGCAGGACCGGCAAACTAATAACTCACACCAGATGCAAAGTCATAGATATGATAATGGGACGGGTCTTGCACTTGGTCCACCAGAATCCTCCTCGTCGTTTCAGACACTCAACACATCTGTTCAGCAGTCCAGTCTTAACCATATGGACTGGTCCCAAAATCAGGATAAGGGTATTGAGCACTTCCTGCCGCAGGAGGAAATTCGCGCTAAAAGTCACGAGATGCTAGAAAATGAAGATATGCAACACTTGCTTAGACTCTTCAGCATGCAGGATCATTCCTCTACCACTGACCCTGACGATGACTTATCTTTTCCATCATTCACATCATCGCCATCGCAAAATTTCAGTTTTGACGAGGAACGAAAGCGTCCCGGAAAAGCTGTTGTGGGTTGGCTGAAGATCAAGGCAGTAATGAGATGGGGCTTCTTTATCAGGAAGAAAGCTGCTGAAAGGCGCGCACAGATTGTAGAATTAGATGACGAATAG
- the LOC141692725 gene encoding calmodulin-binding protein 60 B-like isoform X4 — MYIEDVLCVIELRMHTRYMERSNSMRGKRALENDGNGDDDPEQQPQQKRPAFASVILEALKVESLQKLCSSLEPVLRRVVSEEVERALAKYGPPRTNGTGRSSPKRLEGPDGRILQLHFRSRLSLPLFTGGKVEGEQGAAIHVVLLDANTGHVITIGPESTAKVDIVVLEGDFSNENDEDWTQEEFESHVVKEREGKRPLLTGDLQVTLKEGVGTLGDLTFTDNSSWIRNRKFRLGLKVSSGYCEGIRIREAKTEAFTVKDHRGELYKKHYPPALYDEVWRLEKIGKDGSFHKRLSKSGIFTVEDFLRHVVRDSQKLRTILGSGMSNKMWEVLLEHAKTCVQVYVDNLVKKAYDNWSQVVEYDGKSLLSFKQLNNSSQIEVPVGSIDYSNAFDQMAPQHFPVPSRPSTMDTSLLMPGFNDSLTTAYPTQTQYDNSNSHAQYSSISFFPQDRQTNNSHQMQSHRYDNGTGLALGPPESSSSFQTLNTSVQQSSLNHMDWSQNQDKGIEHFLPQEEIRAKSHEMLENEDMQHLLRLFSMQDHSSTTDPDDDLSFPSFTSSPSQNFSFDEERKRPGKAVVGWLKIKAVMRWGFFIRKKAAERRAQIVELDDE; from the exons ATGTATATAGAGGATGTTTTGTGTGTAATTGAGTTAAGAATGCATACTAGGTATATGGAAAGAAGTAATTCTATGAGAGGAAAGAGGGCTTTGGAGAATGATGGTAATGGCGATGATGATCCGGAGCAGCAACCGCAACAGAAGCGCCCGGCTTTCGCTAG TGTAATTTTGGAAGCTTTGAAGGTTGAGAGTCTTCAAAAGCTGTGCTCATCGCTGGAACCAGTTCTACGAAGAGTT GTTAGCGAAGAGGTGGAACGTGCTCTTGCAAAGTATGGTCCTCCTAGAACCAATGGAACTGGAAG GTCTTCACCTAAGCGACTTGAAGGCCCTGATGGCAGGATTTTGCAATTGCACTTTAGATCAAGGCTGTCTTTACCCCTGTTTACTGGTGGTAAAGTTGAAGGGGAGCAGGGTGCTGCTATTCATGTTGTCTTACTTGATGCGAACACAGGCCATGTCATTACTATTGGACCTGAATCAACTGCAAAGGTGGATATTGTTGTACTGGAAGGTGATTTTAGCAATGAAAATGATGAAGACTGGACCCAGGAGGAATTTGAAAGCCATGTCGTGAAAGAGCGTGAAGGAAAGAGACCCCTTTTAACCGGAGACTTACAGGTGACCCTGAAAGAGGGAGTAGGGACCCTAGGGGATCTAACATTTACTGATAACTCAAGTTGGATAAGGAACAGGAAGTTCAGACTTGGACTGAAGGTTTCTTCCGGTTATTGTGAGGGCATACGTATACGTGAGGCAAAGACAGAAGCTTTCACTGTCAAAGATCACAGAGGAGAAC TATATAAAAAACACTATCCACCTGCCTTGTATGATGAGGTATGGAGATTGGAGAAGATTGGAAAGGATGGGTCATTCCACAAAAGACTTAGTAAATCAGGAATATTTACAGTTGAAGACTTTCTTAGACATGTTGTCAGAGATTCACAGAAACTAAGAACT ATTCTTGGTAGTGGTATGTCAAATAAAATGTGGGAAGTTCTCTTAGAGCATGCAAAGACTTGCGTG CAGGTATATGTAGATAATTTGGTGAAGAAAGCATATGACAACTGGAGCCAAGTTGTAGAATATGATGGCAAATCACTCCTGAGCTTCAAGCAACTTAATAATTCATCTCAAATTGAAGTCCCAGTGGGATCAATAGATTATTCTAATGCTTTTGATCAGATGGCTCCGCAACATTTTCCAGTTCCTTCTCGACCGTCTACAATGGATACAAGTTTGTTAATGCCAG GTTTTAATGACAGCCTGACAACTGCATACCCAACACAGACGCAGTATGATAACTCCAATTCTCATGCTCAGTATAGTAGCATTTCATTCTTTCCGCAGGACCGGCAAACTAATAACTCACACCAGATGCAAAGTCATAGATATGATAATGGGACGGGTCTTGCACTTGGTCCACCAGAATCCTCCTCGTCGTTTCAGACACTCAACACATCTGTTCAGCAGTCCAGTCTTAACCATATGGACTGGTCCCAAAATCAGGATAAGGGTATTGAGCACTTCCTGCCGCAGGAGGAAATTCGCGCTAAAAGTCACGAGATGCTAGAAAATGAAGATATGCAACACTTGCTTAGACTCTTCAGCATGCAGGATCATTCCTCTACCACTGACCCTGACGATGACTTATCTTTTCCATCATTCACATCATCGCCATCGCAAAATTTCAGTTTTGACGAGGAACGAAAGCGTCCCGGAAAAGCTGTTGTGGGTTGGCTGAAGATCAAGGCAGTAATGAGATGGGGCTTCTTTATCAGGAAGAAAGCTGCTGAAAGGCGCGCACAGATTGTAGAATTAGATGACGAATAG
- the LOC141692725 gene encoding calmodulin-binding protein 60 C-like isoform X1 — MYIEDVLCVIELRMHTRYMERSNSMRGKRALENDGNGDDDPEQQPQQKRPAFASVILEALKVESLQKLCSSLEPVLRRVVSEEVERALAKYGPPRTNGTGRSSPKRLEGPDGRILQLHFRSRLSLPLFTGGKVEGEQGAAIHVVLLDANTGHVITIGPESTAKVDIVVLEGDFSNENDEDWTQEEFESHVVKEREGKRPLLTGDLQVTLKEGVGTLGDLTFTDNSSWIRNRKFRLGLKVSSGYCEGIRIREAKTEAFTVKDHRGELYKKHYPPALYDEVWRLEKIGKDGSFHKRLSKSGIFTVEDFLRHVVRDSQKLRTILGSGMSNKMWEVLLEHAKTCVVSGKLYVYYSDETRNVGVAFNNIYELTGLITGERFQPIDSLSDSEKQVYVDNLVKKAYDNWSQVVEYDGKSLLSFKQLNNSSQIEVPVGSIDYSNAFDQMAPQHFPVPSRPSTMDTSLLMPGFNDSLTTAYPTQTQYDNSNSHAQYSSISFFPQDRQTNNSHQMQSHRYDNGTGLALGPPESSSSFQTLNTSVQQSSLNHMDWSQNQDKGIEHFLPQEEIRAKSHEMLENEDMQHLLRLFSMQDHSSTTDPDDDLSFPSFTSSPSQNFSFDEERKRPGKAVVGWLKIKAVMRWGFFIRKKAAERRAQIVELDDE; from the exons ATGTATATAGAGGATGTTTTGTGTGTAATTGAGTTAAGAATGCATACTAGGTATATGGAAAGAAGTAATTCTATGAGAGGAAAGAGGGCTTTGGAGAATGATGGTAATGGCGATGATGATCCGGAGCAGCAACCGCAACAGAAGCGCCCGGCTTTCGCTAG TGTAATTTTGGAAGCTTTGAAGGTTGAGAGTCTTCAAAAGCTGTGCTCATCGCTGGAACCAGTTCTACGAAGAGTT GTTAGCGAAGAGGTGGAACGTGCTCTTGCAAAGTATGGTCCTCCTAGAACCAATGGAACTGGAAG GTCTTCACCTAAGCGACTTGAAGGCCCTGATGGCAGGATTTTGCAATTGCACTTTAGATCAAGGCTGTCTTTACCCCTGTTTACTGGTGGTAAAGTTGAAGGGGAGCAGGGTGCTGCTATTCATGTTGTCTTACTTGATGCGAACACAGGCCATGTCATTACTATTGGACCTGAATCAACTGCAAAGGTGGATATTGTTGTACTGGAAGGTGATTTTAGCAATGAAAATGATGAAGACTGGACCCAGGAGGAATTTGAAAGCCATGTCGTGAAAGAGCGTGAAGGAAAGAGACCCCTTTTAACCGGAGACTTACAGGTGACCCTGAAAGAGGGAGTAGGGACCCTAGGGGATCTAACATTTACTGATAACTCAAGTTGGATAAGGAACAGGAAGTTCAGACTTGGACTGAAGGTTTCTTCCGGTTATTGTGAGGGCATACGTATACGTGAGGCAAAGACAGAAGCTTTCACTGTCAAAGATCACAGAGGAGAAC TATATAAAAAACACTATCCACCTGCCTTGTATGATGAGGTATGGAGATTGGAGAAGATTGGAAAGGATGGGTCATTCCACAAAAGACTTAGTAAATCAGGAATATTTACAGTTGAAGACTTTCTTAGACATGTTGTCAGAGATTCACAGAAACTAAGAACT ATTCTTGGTAGTGGTATGTCAAATAAAATGTGGGAAGTTCTCTTAGAGCATGCAAAGACTTGCGTGGTGAGTGGGAAACTTTATGTGTATTATTCTGATGAGACAAGAAACGTTGGTGTTGCTTTCAACAATATTTATGAGTTGACAGGCCTTATCACCGGCGAACGCTTCCAGCCAATTGATTCTCTATCTGACAGCGAAAAG CAGGTATATGTAGATAATTTGGTGAAGAAAGCATATGACAACTGGAGCCAAGTTGTAGAATATGATGGCAAATCACTCCTGAGCTTCAAGCAACTTAATAATTCATCTCAAATTGAAGTCCCAGTGGGATCAATAGATTATTCTAATGCTTTTGATCAGATGGCTCCGCAACATTTTCCAGTTCCTTCTCGACCGTCTACAATGGATACAAGTTTGTTAATGCCAG GTTTTAATGACAGCCTGACAACTGCATACCCAACACAGACGCAGTATGATAACTCCAATTCTCATGCTCAGTATAGTAGCATTTCATTCTTTCCGCAGGACCGGCAAACTAATAACTCACACCAGATGCAAAGTCATAGATATGATAATGGGACGGGTCTTGCACTTGGTCCACCAGAATCCTCCTCGTCGTTTCAGACACTCAACACATCTGTTCAGCAGTCCAGTCTTAACCATATGGACTGGTCCCAAAATCAGGATAAGGGTATTGAGCACTTCCTGCCGCAGGAGGAAATTCGCGCTAAAAGTCACGAGATGCTAGAAAATGAAGATATGCAACACTTGCTTAGACTCTTCAGCATGCAGGATCATTCCTCTACCACTGACCCTGACGATGACTTATCTTTTCCATCATTCACATCATCGCCATCGCAAAATTTCAGTTTTGACGAGGAACGAAAGCGTCCCGGAAAAGCTGTTGTGGGTTGGCTGAAGATCAAGGCAGTAATGAGATGGGGCTTCTTTATCAGGAAGAAAGCTGCTGAAAGGCGCGCACAGATTGTAGAATTAGATGACGAATAG
- the LOC141692725 gene encoding calmodulin-binding protein 60 B-like isoform X3 yields MERSNSMRGKRALENDGNGDDDPEQQPQQKRPAFASVILEALKVESLQKLCSSLEPVLRRVVSEEVERALAKYGPPRTNGTGRSSPKRLEGPDGRILQLHFRSRLSLPLFTGGKVEGEQGAAIHVVLLDANTGHVITIGPESTAKVDIVVLEGDFSNENDEDWTQEEFESHVVKEREGKRPLLTGDLQVTLKEGVGTLGDLTFTDNSSWIRNRKFRLGLKVSSGYCEGIRIREAKTEAFTVKDHRGELYKKHYPPALYDEVWRLEKIGKDGSFHKRLSKSGIFTVEDFLRHVVRDSQKLRTILGSGMSNKMWEVLLEHAKTCVVSGKLYVYYSDETRNVGVAFNNIYELTGLITGERFQPIDSLSDSEKQVYVDNLVKKAYDNWSQVVEYDGKSLLSFKQLNNSSQIEVPVGSIDYSNAFDQMAPQHFPVPSRPSTMDTSLLMPGFNDSLTTAYPTQTQYDNSNSHAQYSSISFFPQDRQTNNSHQMQSHRYDNGTGLALGPPESSSSFQTLNTSVQQSSLNHMDWSQNQDKGIEHFLPQEEIRAKSHEMLENEDMQHLLRLFSMQDHSSTTDPDDDLSFPSFTSSPSQNFSFDEERKRPGKAVVGWLKIKAVMRWGFFIRKKAAERRAQIVELDDE; encoded by the exons ATGGAAAGAAGTAATTCTATGAGAGGAAAGAGGGCTTTGGAGAATGATGGTAATGGCGATGATGATCCGGAGCAGCAACCGCAACAGAAGCGCCCGGCTTTCGCTAG TGTAATTTTGGAAGCTTTGAAGGTTGAGAGTCTTCAAAAGCTGTGCTCATCGCTGGAACCAGTTCTACGAAGAGTT GTTAGCGAAGAGGTGGAACGTGCTCTTGCAAAGTATGGTCCTCCTAGAACCAATGGAACTGGAAG GTCTTCACCTAAGCGACTTGAAGGCCCTGATGGCAGGATTTTGCAATTGCACTTTAGATCAAGGCTGTCTTTACCCCTGTTTACTGGTGGTAAAGTTGAAGGGGAGCAGGGTGCTGCTATTCATGTTGTCTTACTTGATGCGAACACAGGCCATGTCATTACTATTGGACCTGAATCAACTGCAAAGGTGGATATTGTTGTACTGGAAGGTGATTTTAGCAATGAAAATGATGAAGACTGGACCCAGGAGGAATTTGAAAGCCATGTCGTGAAAGAGCGTGAAGGAAAGAGACCCCTTTTAACCGGAGACTTACAGGTGACCCTGAAAGAGGGAGTAGGGACCCTAGGGGATCTAACATTTACTGATAACTCAAGTTGGATAAGGAACAGGAAGTTCAGACTTGGACTGAAGGTTTCTTCCGGTTATTGTGAGGGCATACGTATACGTGAGGCAAAGACAGAAGCTTTCACTGTCAAAGATCACAGAGGAGAAC TATATAAAAAACACTATCCACCTGCCTTGTATGATGAGGTATGGAGATTGGAGAAGATTGGAAAGGATGGGTCATTCCACAAAAGACTTAGTAAATCAGGAATATTTACAGTTGAAGACTTTCTTAGACATGTTGTCAGAGATTCACAGAAACTAAGAACT ATTCTTGGTAGTGGTATGTCAAATAAAATGTGGGAAGTTCTCTTAGAGCATGCAAAGACTTGCGTGGTGAGTGGGAAACTTTATGTGTATTATTCTGATGAGACAAGAAACGTTGGTGTTGCTTTCAACAATATTTATGAGTTGACAGGCCTTATCACCGGCGAACGCTTCCAGCCAATTGATTCTCTATCTGACAGCGAAAAG CAGGTATATGTAGATAATTTGGTGAAGAAAGCATATGACAACTGGAGCCAAGTTGTAGAATATGATGGCAAATCACTCCTGAGCTTCAAGCAACTTAATAATTCATCTCAAATTGAAGTCCCAGTGGGATCAATAGATTATTCTAATGCTTTTGATCAGATGGCTCCGCAACATTTTCCAGTTCCTTCTCGACCGTCTACAATGGATACAAGTTTGTTAATGCCAG GTTTTAATGACAGCCTGACAACTGCATACCCAACACAGACGCAGTATGATAACTCCAATTCTCATGCTCAGTATAGTAGCATTTCATTCTTTCCGCAGGACCGGCAAACTAATAACTCACACCAGATGCAAAGTCATAGATATGATAATGGGACGGGTCTTGCACTTGGTCCACCAGAATCCTCCTCGTCGTTTCAGACACTCAACACATCTGTTCAGCAGTCCAGTCTTAACCATATGGACTGGTCCCAAAATCAGGATAAGGGTATTGAGCACTTCCTGCCGCAGGAGGAAATTCGCGCTAAAAGTCACGAGATGCTAGAAAATGAAGATATGCAACACTTGCTTAGACTCTTCAGCATGCAGGATCATTCCTCTACCACTGACCCTGACGATGACTTATCTTTTCCATCATTCACATCATCGCCATCGCAAAATTTCAGTTTTGACGAGGAACGAAAGCGTCCCGGAAAAGCTGTTGTGGGTTGGCTGAAGATCAAGGCAGTAATGAGATGGGGCTTCTTTATCAGGAAGAAAGCTGCTGAAAGGCGCGCACAGATTGTAGAATTAGATGACGAATAG
- the LOC141693746 gene encoding anthocyanidin 3-O-galactosyltransferase F3GT1-like gives MATLSPEPHVAVLTFPFASHPGLLFSFVKSLAKAAPQVKFTFFSSAKFNHTLFSNTSSTPSNITPHNIHDGIPENYVFVGKPMEDINLFLAIAADELRRGVEKVTMNSNRKLTCILCDAFLWFTCDLAQEIGAPWVPYWTGGACSLSVQIYTDLIRQTLGVEGNEGRMNEKLNFIPGFSDLRLGDLPAGIIFGNLECPFFVMLYKMAQTLARGDALIVNSFEELDPDLIKDLKSKFKKIFTICPISPPDSPPQASVSDEYGCLPWLERHHPNSVAYIAFGTRAMLPPNEINALAEALEARGTPFLWSMKDDLKKHLPLGFLDRTSELGKVVAWAPQVQVLSHAATGVFITHCGWGSVMESIAAGVPLICRPFLGDQSINTWMIENVYKTGARVDGGVFTKNGAIDAIAQVLFQDTGKMFREHSTAHKELAMKAVGSDGSSTENFKGLLEMIST, from the exons ATGGCCACATTGTCTCCGGAGCCTCATGTCGCTGTTCTTACTTTCCCGTTCGCATCGCACCCCGGTCTCCTCTTCAGCTTCGTTAAGAGCCTGGCAAAGGCAGCGCCTCAAGTTAAATTCACATTTTTCAGCTCTGCGAAATTTAACCATACTTTATTTTCCAACACCTCAAGTACTCCTAGTAATATAACACCTCATAACATACATGACGGCATACCTGAAAACTACGTGTTTGTGGGAAAGCCTATGGAGGATATAAACTTGTTCTTGGCTATTGCAGCTGATGAGCTCCGTCGTGGTGTCGAGAAAGTCACGATGAATTCCAATAGGAAGTTAACGTGCATACTATGTGATGCATTTTTGTGGTTTACTTGTGATTTAGCACAAGAGATTGGTGCGCCTTGGGTGCCGTATTGGACTGGCGGGGCTTGCTCGCTTTCCGTTCAGATTTATACTGATCTTATCCGACAAACACTTGGAGTTGAAG GCAATGAAGGCCGAATGAATGAGAAGCTCAACTTCATTCCTGGCTTTTCTGACTTGAGACTCGGTGACTTGCCTGCTGGGATAATATTTGGAAACCTAGAGTGTCCTTTTTTCGTAATGCTTTATAAAATGGCACAAACATTAGCCCGCGGAGATGCTCTGATTGTGAACTCCTTTGAAGAGCTGGATCCTGATCTCATCAAAGATCTGAAATCAAAGTTCAAGAAAATCTTCACTATATGTCCCATTAGCCCTCCCGATTCTCCACCACAGGCATCAGTCTCCGATGAATATGGCTGCTTACCCTGGCTCGAAAGGCATCATCCTAACTCTGTAGCATATATTGCCTTTGGTACCAGGGCAATGCTGCCACCGAACGAGATAAACGCGTTGGCTGAAGCTCTAGAAGCACGCGGTACTCCATTTCTCTGGTCCATGAAAGATGATCTCAAGAAACATTTGCCATTAGGATTTTTGGACAGGACTAGTGAGCTTGGGAAAGTTGTGGCATGGGCACCACAGGTTCAGGTTTTATCTCATGCTGCTACCGGAGTTTTTATAACTCATTGTGGATGGGGCTCGGTGATGGAGAGCATTGCAGCTGGTGTGCCACTCATTTGCAGACCCTTTTTGGGAGATCAATCAATAAACACATGGATGATTGAAAATGTGTACAAAACTGGAGCTCGTGTAGATGGTGGCGTGTTCACGAAAAATGGAGCTATCGATGCCATCGCACAAGTGTTGTTTCAGGATACAGGGAAAATGTTCAGGGAACATAGCACAGCACACAAGGAACTTGCAATGAAGGCTGTTGGATCAGATGGTAGCTCAACTGAAAATTTTAAGGGCCTGCTCGAAATGATCTCCACCTAA
- the LOC141692063 gene encoding cytochrome P450 71A1-like: MSSDISNVVVAGTGTSAAAVVWAMTLLIKNPTKMQKAQQEIRERTDNKGFIDENDLQKLVYLKAIVKEAMRLHPPAPLLVPRETIEKCVVSGYEIEAKTRVYINAYAIGRDPESWESPDEFLPERFTDNSIDFKGQDFELIPLGAGRRMCPGILMGLAQCTRRMIFVLYQT; encoded by the exons ATGAGCTCTGATATTAGC AATGTTGTAGTTGCAGGGACAGGCACAAGTGCAGCAGCTGTGGTATGGGCCATGACTTTATTAATCAAGAACCCCACAAAAATGCAGAAGGCACAACAAGAGATTAGAGAGAGAACCGACAATAAGGGATTTATAGACGAAAACGACTTGCAAAAGCTTGTTTATCTTAAAGCGATAGTAAAGGAGGCAATGAGATTGCACCCACCTGCTCCACTTCTTGTGCCTCGAGAAACGATTGAAAAATGTGTGGTAAGTGGCTATGAAATTGAAGCTAAAACACGTGTATACATAAATGCATATGCTATAGGAAGGGATCCTGAATCTTGGGAAAGTCCAGACGAGTTTTTACCCGAAAGATTCACAGATAATagcattgattttaaaggacagGATTTTGAGCTGATACCTCTCGGAGCAGGCAGGAGAATGTGTCCAGGAATTTTAATGGGACTGGCACAATGCACAAGAAGAATGATCTTTGTCTTGTACCAAACATGA
- the LOC141692064 gene encoding pathogenesis-related protein PR-1-like — MSPLYILFLLLLTLSTTVNANPKKHKHNKIKVQQFLGPQNAARYALRMSPLRWDVKLARYAQRYANQRRKDCALKHSNGAYGENIFWGSGQGWSPAQAAMAWVEERKWYDHSSNSCGGGQECGHYTQVVWRTTRRVGCAKVNCSGGKGVFMTCNYYPPGNYIGEKPY, encoded by the coding sequence ATGAGTCCCCTCTACATATTATTCCTCCTCTTGCTCACACTCTCAACCACTGTCAATGCCAATCCCAAGAAGCACAAGCACAACAAGATAAAGGTGCAACAATTTTTAGGCCCGCAAAATGCCGCGCGATACGCATTACGAATGAGCCCGTTACGGTGGGATGTTAAGCTAGCCCGTTACGCGCAACGCTACGCTAACCAACGTCGAAAAGACTGTGCATTGAAGCATTCCAATGGTGCATATGGGGAGAACATATTTTGGGGTAGCGGCCAGGGCTGGTCACCTGCTCAGGCTGCAATGGCGTGGGTCGAAGAGCGTAAATGGTACGATCATAGCTCGAATTCGTGCGGCGGAGGCCAGGAATGTGGTCATTATACGCAGGTGGTGTGGCGGACAACCAGAAGAGTTGGGTGTGCTAAGGTGAATTGTTCTGGTGGGAAAGGTGTTTTTATGACCTGTAATTACTATCCTCCTGGAAATTACATTGGTGAGAAGCCTTATTAA